The following are encoded together in the Streptomyces rapamycinicus NRRL 5491 genome:
- a CDS encoding class I SAM-dependent methyltransferase → MDIDDPKDVVRRGYDALSRHYEQSYATETKYRPWLDALQKRIPATATVLDLGCGHGVPVARALASAGHRVTGVDISGVQISRARELVPEAEFRQADATAVEFPAASFDAVISLYALIHIPLDEQPPLLARIANWLRPGGWFLGTTGHSAWTGTDDDWLGGGATMWWSHADAATYRDWLTRAGLTVQEEEFVPEGDGGHALFWARRPSEG, encoded by the coding sequence GTGGACATTGACGATCCCAAGGACGTGGTCAGGCGCGGATACGACGCGCTCTCCCGCCACTACGAGCAGTCCTACGCCACCGAGACCAAGTACCGGCCCTGGCTCGACGCCCTCCAGAAGCGCATCCCGGCCACCGCCACCGTGCTGGACCTGGGGTGCGGCCATGGCGTACCGGTCGCCCGCGCACTGGCCTCCGCGGGACACCGGGTGACCGGCGTCGACATCAGCGGGGTGCAGATCAGCCGGGCGCGGGAGCTGGTGCCGGAGGCCGAGTTCCGCCAGGCCGATGCCACGGCCGTGGAGTTCCCGGCCGCCTCCTTCGACGCCGTAATCTCCCTCTACGCCCTGATCCACATCCCCCTGGACGAACAACCTCCCCTCCTCGCCAGGATCGCCAACTGGCTCCGCCCGGGCGGCTGGTTCCTGGGCACCACCGGACACAGCGCCTGGACCGGCACCGATGACGACTGGCTCGGCGGTGGCGCCACGATGTGGTGGAGCCACGCCGACGCCGCCACCTACCGGGACTGGCTCACCCGGGCCGGGCTGACCGTCCAGGAGGAGGAGTTCGTCCCCGAGGGCGACGGCGGCCACGCCCTGTTCTGGGCGCGGCGGCCGTCGGAGGGGTGA